One window of Equus caballus isolate H_3958 breed thoroughbred chromosome 3, TB-T2T, whole genome shotgun sequence genomic DNA carries:
- the LOC100067869 gene encoding haptoglobin, whose amino-acid sequence MSALGAVVALLLWGQLFAVDTGNEATDFTDDSCPKPPEIPNGYVEHLVRYQCKNYYRLRSEGDGVYALNSEKQWVNKASGTKLPECEAVCGKPKNPVDQVQRIIGGLLDAKGSFPWQAKLVSRHNLTTGATLISEQWLLTTAQNLFLNHTPDAKPKDIAPTLKLYVGRKQPVEIEKVVFHPDYQEVDIGLIKLKEKVPVGERVMPICLPSKDYAQVGRVGYVSGWGRNANFNFTELLKYVTLPVADQDTCVKHYEGSTVPEKKTNRSSVGVQPILNEHTFCAGLSKFQEDTCYGDAGSAFVIHDEEDDTWYAAGILSFDKSCAVAEYGVYVKVPSILDWVQKTIAEN is encoded by the exons ATGAG CGCCCTGGGAGCCGTTGTCGCCCTCCTGCTCTGGGGGCAGCTTTTCGCTGTGGACACTGGCAATGAGGCCACAGATTTCACAG ATGACAgctgcccaaagccccccgagATTCCGAATGGCTACGTGGAGCACTTGGTTCGCTATCAGTGTAAGAATTACTACAGACTGCGCAGTGAAGGAGATG gAGTGTATGCCTTAAACAGCGAGAAGCAGTGGGTAAATAAGGCCAGCGGAACGAAACTTCCTGAATGTGAAGCAG TGTGTGGAAAGCCCAAGAATCCAGTGGATCAGGTGCAACGGATTATAGGTGGATTGCTGGACGCCAAAGGCAGCTTTCCCTGGCAGGCTAAGCTGGTGTCCCGCCACAACCTCACCACAGGGGCCACACTGATCAGTGAACAATGGCTGCTGACCACGGCTCAGAATCTCTTCCTGAATCATACACCTGATGCAAAACCAAAAGACATTGCCCCTACTTTAAAACTCTATGTGGGGAGAAAGCAGCCTGTGGAGATTGAGAAGGTGGTCTTCCACCCGGACTATCAGGAGGTAGACATCGGGCTCATCAAGCTCAAAGAGAAGGTGCCCGTTGGTGAGAGAGTCATGCCCATCTGCCTACCTTCAAAAGATTATGCGCAAGTGGGGCGTGTGGGTTATGTGTCTGGCTGGGGGCGAAATGCCAACTTTAATTTCACGGAGCTACTGAAGTACGTCACGCTGCCGGTGGCTGACCAAGACACCTGTGTGAAGCACTACGAAGGCAGCACTGTGCCCGAAAAGAAGACAAACAGGAGCTCTGTCGGCGTGCAGCCCATCCTGAATGAACACACCTTCTGTGCTGGCCTGTCCAAGTTTCAGGAGGACACCTGCTACGGCGATGCTGGCAGTGCCTTTGTCATTCACGATGAGGAGGACGACACCTGGTACGCGGCTGGGATCCTGAGCTTTGATAAGAGCTGTGCTGTGGCCGAGTATGGAGTGTACGTGAAGGTGCCCTCCATCCTGGATTGGGTTCAGAAAACTATCGCTGAGAACTAA